In the genome of Fructilactobacillus hinvesii, the window GTTTGCTGATGTTGACTAATCGCTCGAGGTCTTGCTACTAATGCTGCCACCCACACTACTTCCGTCAGCCAGCCTTCTACTTGGTTAAACTTTCGTTGCTTTCGTTGCGTGGCCGTTATCGGGATAGGAATGATCAACTCCTGCTTGTGCTGCAGGCACCGTTCTAGTCGCTGCTTGACTAACCACCGAAGCACATAATCTCCCTGAAATTTATACCGCTCAAGATAACTTTGCATGATTCCATGGTACGGGTACACGGCTTGATTAACGAGGGGAACGCCACTCCGCTTTTTCCATTCCTGACAATCACGGCAGGGAACCGATTCGGCTTGAAACCGGCCACATTGAGGACACTGGCTGCCAACGGGTGGAATGAACAATTCCTGACAGCGCCGGCAAAGTCGCGGGGGAGTATATTCTCGTCCGCTTAATAAGAACGTTAGGGATAAATTGGGGCGTAACGGATTAGCACACCACAAACACAGCTCAGACATCGGTTGCTCCCCGTCGATTCATGTGAGCAATTTGTTGGCGTGCTTTACGAACGTTTTTCGTATAACCACTGACAATACAATCAACGTGACCGGTAGGACAAGTTGCCTTGCGTCCGACTCGTCCAGCCATTTGGACTAAAGAGGCCACAGAGAACACCCGATCATCTCCTCCCAAAATAATCACGTCAATCCCAGGAAAAGTCACTCCTCGTTCTAAAATTGTGGTGGTCACTAAAAAAAGCACCGTCCGCTGACGCATCTGCTCCACCTTCCTAATTCGTTCAGAATCGCCGGCATGAACCGTTTCCCAGCGACACGCTGCTCGAAAATGCCGCTGTAAATACCGATCCACCACCGCCAGATCCCGAATGCGCGGAACAAACAGTAAAAAGGGTTGCTGGTTGTGGATTTTAATCCATAACAACCGGCGTAATCGTCGCGGAAGTTGCCCGCGTTCCAATTGCTGGCGCCAGCGAAATGCAATTCGCCACTGAATTTGGGGAAGCGGATGCCCGTGAAACCGCCGGGGCAGGTAAGCGATCCGTCCGCGATACTCCCGTTGCAATCGTACGCTCGGAGTCGCTGTCATTAACAACCAGGCCCCGTGCGGTTTTAACGCCCGCTGAGCAGCCTGCTCTAGCATTGGATTATCCGCATACGGAAACGCATCGACCTCATCTAGAATTAAAACATCAAATGCCGCTTGGAAGCGAAGCAGTTGGTGAGTCGTACAGATTGTTAGTTGCCGGTATCCGTAGCCCGTATCACTATGACCATGCAGGAGTGCGATTGGAACCGTGGGGAACACAGCTTGATAGCGAGGATAGAGTTCACCACAAACATCCACACGTGGTGCTGCAATTGCAACCCGCAGGCCGTGATTTAATGCCCAAGCAACCCCTGGAAAAGAAATTTCCGTCTTGCCTGCTCCCGTCACGGCCCATAGTAACAAGTGTTCCTGGTTCTGAAATGCTCGTTGGACCTGATTGGCACAGCTCTGTTGTTGCGGGGTTAAATGTCCCGACCACTGCAAGGAATCCTCCACCGGGATAAAGGCATTCGGCTCGGACAGGCTCACGAGCTGGAGTCCCGTGTCTAACCGCCCTAAGTTCAAACACGCCCGACAATAATAATCCCCACTGGGGAGTCTTTGCTGCTCCTTTTCACAATCAGTTTGGCATCGGTTACAATGAAGGGAGACCTTTTGAATTTCTACCGCCGGACTAGTCTGAATTGGGGTGGGCAGTTCAAGTGCTCTAACCGTTGACGGTGCTAGTGGAACTAACCGCCCCCAAAAACTTTGTTCATTCATTTGCTTCACCTCTAACCTAAGATACGGAAAGGATTTCATCATGGATCAACCCTTTTTAACGATTGCGCACGCTGGCAATCATGAAATCGACATCAAAAAATCAAAATTCATTGCTAACGTAGCCCGCATTCAAAGTGAGGATGGCGCTAATAACTTCATCCAACAAATCCAAACCGAGCACAAGAAAGCCACCCACAACTGCTTTGCCTACGTCTGTGGCGAAACTGATCAGATTCAACGCGAAAGCGATAATGGAGAACCGAGTGGAACTGCCGGAGTACCCATTTTGGAAGTAATCAAAAAAAATCAACTTCATAACGTGGCCATTGTCGTGACCCGTTACTTTGGTGGCATCAAACTTGGGGCGGGCGGTTTAATTCGGGCTTACAGTGGGTCTGCTGCTCAGGTCATTACCACCGTTGGTATCGTAGAGCGGGTCACTCACGAAGGCCTCCAAATCACAGTTGACTACAAAAACTACGACCAGTTGAATTACTTTCTCACTACCCACGACTTCGTCATTCAAAACGTTGACTACCA includes:
- a CDS encoding ComF family protein, coding for MSELCLWCANPLRPNLSLTFLLSGREYTPPRLCRRCQELFIPPVGSQCPQCGRFQAESVPCRDCQEWKKRSGVPLVNQAVYPYHGIMQSYLERYKFQGDYVLRWLVKQRLERCLQHKQELIIPIPITATQRKQRKFNQVEGWLTEVVWVAALVARPRAISQHQQTRAQRLQTREPFTLNEQVLDQLQGSHVCLVDDVYTTGQTLHEAQRLLLSNGVQTVRSVTLAR
- a CDS encoding DEAD/DEAH box helicase; amino-acid sequence: MNEQSFWGRLVPLAPSTVRALELPTPIQTSPAVEIQKVSLHCNRCQTDCEKEQQRLPSGDYYCRACLNLGRLDTGLQLVSLSEPNAFIPVEDSLQWSGHLTPQQQSCANQVQRAFQNQEHLLLWAVTGAGKTEISFPGVAWALNHGLRVAIAAPRVDVCGELYPRYQAVFPTVPIALLHGHSDTGYGYRQLTICTTHQLLRFQAAFDVLILDEVDAFPYADNPMLEQAAQRALKPHGAWLLMTATPSVRLQREYRGRIAYLPRRFHGHPLPQIQWRIAFRWRQQLERGQLPRRLRRLLWIKIHNQQPFLLFVPRIRDLAVVDRYLQRHFRAACRWETVHAGDSERIRKVEQMRQRTVLFLVTTTILERGVTFPGIDVIILGGDDRVFSVASLVQMAGRVGRKATCPTGHVDCIVSGYTKNVRKARQQIAHMNRRGATDV
- a CDS encoding YigZ family protein, yielding MDQPFLTIAHAGNHEIDIKKSKFIANVARIQSEDGANNFIQQIQTEHKKATHNCFAYVCGETDQIQRESDNGEPSGTAGVPILEVIKKNQLHNVAIVVTRYFGGIKLGAGGLIRAYSGSAAQVITTVGIVERVTHEGLQITVDYKNYDQLNYFLTTHDFVIQNVDYQASVTVTTSVAVEHLEELQTDLQNLLAGNVTIKLMGKQFVEVPVPNSGE